A portion of the Algisphaera agarilytica genome contains these proteins:
- a CDS encoding LptE family protein has product MIALFVLSGVGCGYSTAELFPEEYQSVAVPIFDNRTFYRGIEYDLTEALVKEIEQRTPYKTMDANVADTLLSGTVSSVVVQQLSRTREGGLPQEVQVTVTIDYDWTDQRSGAKITSRRNFSGVGRYVPTQPVGESFEIGQHAAVQRLARDVVSSLRGDW; this is encoded by the coding sequence GTGATCGCCCTCTTTGTGCTGTCCGGTGTCGGCTGCGGCTACTCCACCGCGGAGCTGTTCCCCGAGGAGTACCAGAGCGTGGCGGTGCCCATCTTTGACAACCGCACGTTCTACCGGGGCATCGAATACGACCTGACCGAGGCGTTGGTCAAGGAGATCGAGCAGCGTACGCCGTACAAGACGATGGACGCCAACGTGGCGGACACGCTGCTGTCGGGCACGGTTTCGAGCGTCGTCGTGCAGCAGCTCAGCCGGACCCGGGAAGGCGGCCTGCCCCAGGAGGTCCAGGTCACCGTCACGATCGACTACGACTGGACCGACCAGCGGAGCGGGGCCAAGATCACCAGCCGACGCAACTTCTCCGGCGTGGGCCGATACGTGCCCACCCAGCCCGTGGGCGAATCCTTTGAGATCGGCCAGCACGCGGCGGTCCAGCGGCTGGCCCGGGACGTGGTCTCGT